In Enoplosus armatus isolate fEnoArm2 chromosome 12, fEnoArm2.hap1, whole genome shotgun sequence, the DNA window GGCTGTCAGCACccactcaggtgtgtgtgtgtgtgtgtgtgtgtgtgtgtgtgtgtgacatgatgaAGAAGACTCAGTGTGTGGGCAGATattcagagagaaaatagaTGGATAGAGGAAGAatgaggagggatgaggagacGAGAAGGcatcaacttttcttttctgtccgtatctctctcacaaacacttCCTGACAGAGTGGCGTTTCCATGGTGACCACTTTGGGATGCCAAACTGGTTGCTGGGAGAGGAAAAGgcagggggaagaggaggatgaggaggaggaggaagaagaggtcGAGGCCGGTGGACTTTTTCCAGCTTTTCCACAGTGATTAAAGTGTGTGGGTgggctctctctctgcccccccccgcctctctctctctctctctgtctctctgtctctctctctctgcccccccaccgcctctctctctctgtctctctctccctctgcccccccccccacctctctctctctctctctctctgcaccccccctctcggtctctgtctctgtctctgtctctctctctctctctgtctctctttctccccccctccctctgtctctctctctgtctctctctctctctctgtctctgtctctctctccctctctgtctcccccccccctctccctctctctctctgtctctctctctctgtctctctgtctgccccccccctctctgtgtctctgtctctctctctgccccccccctctgtgtgtctctctctctgtctctgtctctctctctgactcccccccccgtctctctctctgtctccccccctctctctctctctgtctctgtctctctctctgccccccccgtctccctctctctctctgtctctctgtctctgtctctctctccctctgtctctgtctctctctctgccccccccccgtctctctctctctgtctctgtctctctctccctctctctctgtctctctctctgccccccccctgtctctctctctctgtctctgtctctctctccctctctctctgtctctctctctgcccccccccccctctccctctctcccccctctccctctctccccccctctctctctctctctgcccccccgtgtctctctctctctctctctctgtctctctctctctctccctctctctctgtctctctctgtctctctctctctgcccccccgtctctctctctctctctgtctctgtctctctctctgcccccccccccccctgtgtctctctcccccctctccctctctctctctgtctctctctctgtctctctctctgtctctctcgctccctctctctctctcccccctctccctctctctctctgtctctctctctgtctctttctctgtctctctctctctctctctctctctctctccctctctctctctgtctctctctctctctctgcccccccccccccccctctctcatgGCAGCAGGATGAGTGTGGGGGTGGctgtattattatatactgtattatttgCACCACAGTTGTGAACAGTGAGCAGTGCTGTTGGAGGACCACAGGGTTTGTATTTGGGAGCGTTTATGGACAGAAAGCAGGCTGGGAAAAGACAGAACTGTTTCAGATGTCGGGCCTGTTGAATGTAAAAGGTTTTTCATGGGTAAACTCGGGTTTAATGAAACGTTGCAGGTGACGTTATCGCGCCTCCTGCTCCAGGTGGGTTTGCTCCGCTCATGCACCTCCAAAGTTTAGGATCATCCTGGAGggtgtagtttgtggtgctgtggAGCTATCGCATCActcagagaggtgtttctgttatttagtccGCTCTGTCGATATAAATAggatggacaaacacacagtatgtacatatacacaGGCTTTCAGGAGAGTTAAAGAGCTCTGTCATTACATGAAGATccttttcaaacacacagactaacaGCTGACACCTCCCACTCTCTTGtcctgattgtgtgtgtgtgagtaatgtCTCAGGATGGGTTGGCATGACGACAACGCGTCCACATCTAACAGTGTGTCCAGGGAGAGCTGGTctctacgcacacacacatagttggAGTTGATGTTGTTTAATTTGAGACAAAAATAGACTTTTAAAGATTAATTCTGGTGTTTTTTCAGCCTTTAGCTCATTTATTTAACTATTTAACATTTcctgctgaaatgaaagtgtagCACCAGTTTTTATATCaatctctgacacacacacacacacacacacactcagagtcgCTGCAGTGAACAGGAGCTCTGTTCCTGCTGTGTCAGGGCTTTTGTTGTCGTTGCCGTGGCAGCCGATCAAGGATTCTCTCGCAGCGATTTAATTGGATCAGACGGCAGGTAATCAGGTCACGTGACTCGCTGTTATGTAACGACAGCATCGCtggggtgtgtttgtttacatcgCACAGCGACATGTGTGGACACACAGggattcaaaccagcaaccAGCTGAGCAACAAACTGACCCCCCAGGAACGAACCGCCGCAGTGATTCAAAGGCTCGTTTCAAGTATTTGAAGAGTAAGTCTCAATGTCATCTCTATCAGCCTGACTTGGTCATGAAATCCAAGGAGTTTCGAGGATATTCTTTGgagaaaatgaattattctCGTGATTCTTGTTGCATCGTAACTTAACGTAGCTTGTTTCATATCATATTGTGacttaataaaaatgttataatCGCATATCGTTGATACACAGTGTGTTTAACTGCGTCAGTGCATTGTTCTTCAAAGAGCTCTGCAGCACAGATTAGAGTTTAGAGAGTTTTatgttattataaataaaacatcaccaCGTGTTTTTTTATCTGACAGAACACTTTCAGCCTGAAAGTTTCCATCGTTCTCATCCAGAGTTGGACTCTTCATTCATGGTTCACATGGATATAACATCTAAATCATTACAGTTGCTGTTGCACGACTCTGATCACAAGAAGCAGCTCTCACTGTTTTTGCACCGGGGACAGAAGAGAAGCTCTAAGGGGGCGTTTGATTCGTTGGTCAGAAGCGAGTCTTGAAGCCGGAGAGCTCCAGCTGGTCGATGGCTCTCTGGTTGGTGAAGGAGGCTCTGGTGATGCGACTGGTTGGACTTCCCTCTTTACTCAACCACACCTTCCTGTGGAGGACGCAGATAAAGGAAGAGGGGGTAGAAGTGAACACAATGAACTGTATTATTACCATCAACACTCctgattatgtatatataactacacaactttcattcatttcattttgtgacacGTGGACTCCTTTATGTGACCAGACCTTGTAGTGTTCCTACAGTGCGGCCACTTTGGGTGGAAACACAGCTTTTGTCCTCGTGTACCTGTCTACCAGGTGTGCATCAGCCAGCACTTTAAAATGATAGCTTCAGTACAGCGTAGAGCTTCATATAATCATACAACATGTTGTCGTGGCAGGAGCTTTTTTATGTTCTTATTCTTCTCTGAAGTTTCACACTAAAAAGTGTTGAATCCTTCCAGCTGAGGATTATTTTCAGAGCTGGATGTGGTCGGCCATGTTTTCTGTGGTGCAGAAGGCTTTTATCTACCCAGAATTCATAGCAAATTGGTCCTACTTTGACTTTGGCAGCTGAATCTAGACGTCTGTCTGAAGTCTGACTCTTAGATTATCAtttcatatactacctcattattatgtattcttttaaacagtgttatacatacatatatacatacatatacattgttattgtacatatagtttactttttgtttcactcaaatattgtaaatgtgtatatttttttatttcttatttttctacatactctcatttctaaattgatgctactttctactcttgaatgggagcaccagtactggataattccccccccccggggatcaataaagtatttctggtCCTGATCTTTGTGAAAGCGGCCTCAGAGGGTGTGGAGGTATTCagctgtggacagacagactgacgtCACCTTCACGGGTTTCACTGCTCGTGGGACAaaaatgcagacagaaaaaaagaaaataataatctcAACCAGCCAGTCGGAGGTCAAGCCGGCATCTGGACAAACCAggggcatgatgggaaaatacaaacattccTGCAGCTATATTTAACCCCGACAATGTGAGCGTGTTCTGCAGCAGAACGACTCCGTTTGACCACTGAAGGACTGCTTTTGTGAGTATGTGATGATTctgatgggtgtgtgtgtgtgtgtgtgtgtgtgtgtgtgtgtgtgtgtgtgtgtgtgtgtgtgtgtgtgtgcgtgtgtgtgtgtgtgtgtgtgtgtgcgtgtgtgtgtggagattaGAGGAGATTGCAGAGGATCAGGGTCACGTCCATGTAGCTGCACTGACTGAAGCTcagccagaaagagagagagagagagagttcatgAAAGAGAGGCGAGCTGTCCtacttattcttttttttggcaaaaaaatGTCTCCATCTACAGTCGAGTGATGACCTACTActctactgtacacacacacacacacacacacacacacacacacacacacacacacagtttagtgTTAAGTCTCCAGCAGCTGGATGATGTTTGTAATCTGCTGCCATTTTCCTCTAAAACAACACTCTGATCCCCGTGATTACGGTTctacttctatacttgtgaggaccctcattgacaaAACCTTCCCTTGCCCCCGACTACGGTGGCCCGGAGAGCTCAACTCACTGCACtttgagaaaacacaacaaaatgcagaaatgctGCACTGACGACGTAAACGTAAACTGTTTCCAGAGGACGTAAAGTGATGAACATGGACACGCTCATCctcatgtggccttcagacaCCTGttccatctgtttctctctctctttcttcatccctctcttcctcttcctcctccctcctttctgtctcttctatCCTTCCACAGGGAGAATATGTAGTTTCAGtacctttttctctctttcctttccctcatccttcagtgttttcatgttttgaagCCGCTCGGCCCTCTGGGAACGTCTTTGActcagaggaaaaagaggaaaccaCCTACTCGTTCGCCTCCCACCACCAGCTCTCActcgctctttctctccatcctttcTTACAACCATCActgtccttccttcctctctttctgctttctctcccctctccttccatctctccttcctcccgTCCTATATTTCCATCCCTGTCTCCTCTAtccattacccccccccccccccatttctccacccagaggagcagctgcttcctgtttcccaGGCCCGGCAGGAAGTGAGGTCGTGGTGAAAGTGCCGTCGACAGGAAGGACGTGAGAGTGAGCGTGTTAACACGGAAAAGATCCCTGATAGAATAGAcggaaacagtgtgtgtgtgtgtgtgtgtgtgtgtgttaatcagtCTGTGTATaaaagtcacagtgaagttAACAAGGATTTATTAGATATTTAAGTATTGAAACTCTCCTTCCTGTTGGAGTCTCTGAACGTAACCAAAAGACAATCATGCGTCATGTCACAGTAACGTGTGCCGGCTCTGAAATCATACAAGCAAATGTCACACTTCATGGAAAAGTAGTTCATATTGCTGTTTGCTTCATTACAGGCAACTGAAGGAAAGGAGTGTTAGTTTTGACTTCCTGTAGGTGCCAGGCGGACGGGGTTTACCCTAAGAGACTGATTTAATGAGATTTTATTCTGCGATAAAACACGTAAACATTGTCCAAAAGTCCATCAAATataagaacaaaaagaagagaacaaaagcagaaacacagattcatgaaaatgacaaaaaagactaaaaatatagattaaaaaacaaactataaataGCACAGACAAGGTGTTATACGTATAAATTGTAGCACGacagaataaaaaaactaaatgttaaaGGTCCATCCACTGTTTCACACCAAAGTGCACTGTGTGTCTAATGAAAgtgctgaatgcatttccttcaaAACCTTTGCCGATGTTTTGAATAATTTGAACTCTACatagtttacatccatgttgaCTAGCTAGCTGTCTTTTTCTTCAGAGTGACTCACACCTCCTGATTTACAGATATCCTATCTTTATATCCGATGCCCAACATACGTCCATAAATGACTAaaactgcagaacctgcctgagaatcctcctgtttttaagtttccttcagtgtcacagtgatccagtgatagttATCTGTCCATCCAAGAggacagctgattcagctgctttcatggagacaattgtaaacaaatataggctaaaaacACGGGGCTCAAAAGACAATTCCAGGACTGATTCCAGGATGAGCTTTTACGGGGTCTTGCTCTGCTGATGGCTGTAATGTTTTCTGCCTACAAATGGACTTTactaaaatatgaaataccTCCACACACGTCTCCTCTTTCCATTCCCTGTAATAAAAGGTTcaacatctgtttttaaaacaactttAGCTGTTtcagtatatatttattttattttagagttAACTCCACccgcctggtgtgtgtgtgtgcggttagAGAGCAGCAGATCCCCGGAGGCTGTGATGTCATCTAAATGAGACGTCCACACCCTGGTGACATCACTCCCGCCGGACAGAGAGGACGGCAGAACTAACTGAGCTCCTGCTTCAGTTTCATAATTGATTACTGTTATTAGCTTTAGCTCAGTGAAGACAGAGACAGCcagaggacagtgaggaggtggagtttgtgtttgtgtcagcaaATGCAACGTTCTGCAGCGATGAGTTCATGAACTGGTTTCATTCTGTAAAAAAACCTTATTTGGACTGAATAGGAAAAGAaacctgcagctctgtgtgacagaactgaactgaatcacAGACTGGACTCTTATATTGTGAAGGTAAAGAACGCCATCTAGTGGCTGAAAAAAGAAGTTACAGACTCACATCTCCTCCACCATGTCAGCAGGACCCTGGACCTGGCCCACCACCGTCCCACTGTAGGTGTTCTTCACCCAGCCGACCAGCCCGAGCCGCAGACCCTCCTTTTCTGTGTACTGCAGGGAGGCAGGAAGGGGTTAATATTATCACCATActtaaaaagactgaaaaagacTGAACTTGCACCACAAAGCACTCAGACACCTTTCCTGCTCTGACTTACACCCCATTTACActtcacattaacattaacacgTCTGTGTGAAGGCAGACAGCAGGtcaacacacagatgcaggcaGACTAAACACACCAGTGACTCAGTGATATCATATTCTTAGCTGTGGATCAGGTCTATGGTCAGGGGACGGCTGAGGCGAGGACATGGCAGTATAACAGAAGAGGACGCGGCCTCTGTGACGCcccccattggtttgtggactacgttttgaagcctccagtttggcattttggccgtcgccatcttgttttttggaaccagaagtgaccatgtttggacgagagggtggagctgaggacctgagaacccgaggacactCTGCAGGCCTACCTgtacctgcaacctgactgcacatttcattatgtattatattgtaaGCATCATAGTTCATGCTGTGGTGCTGGCTAGTGTCGGGCCCAGCAGAGTCCTGGATCCAGCataaatgtgaaagaaaatccCACAACTCCACTCAGACtcagacattttgtctttccCACAACTACcgtaaacattttaatgatagTATTGGAAACATCCTCATGTGTGAAACACAAGGAAGAACCTCGTACCAAAGCGTCACAAAGCGTCATTAAAAGTTGAGGGTCTGGGAAGCCCCGGGTTACAGGTTGTTAAGTTCCACTAGTGGAAACAGGGTGTTAGTGAACTGAAATGTTCAGGTGGAGCAGGTGGAGCAGGTGGAGATGGGAAACACGGTCGCAGAGAAACTCACCATTCTGAAACAGACTCCtgtcaaaattcaaaaagagagaaaatgacttaaaatatgTCATCAGGAAACAGCAAAGATTCATCATGACAGCTTGTCTCTAAAATCCATTTGCACGTCATTTTCTACACTAAATGTCGAAGCTGTTCTTATTTGCACGGACTAAAACAAACAGCTCACGAGATCTTCTGGTAAATTCCTACCAGCCTGtcctggagctgcagcagcagagctcgCTCCTAAATTAAGCAGCAGAGGATCGTTTTACAGCCTCGGCCcacagaaaggagaggaagaggagggaggagaggtaaACATACACACCCTGAACGTGACCGGAGATCTCAAAGTCCACCGACACCAGTTTGGTTCCTGCTGATTCACCTTCAGACAtcctgagagaaaaacaagaactgTGCCTttaacagaagaggaggatgaagaacgAGTGAATACTCCcagtgctctctctccctccctctctccctctctctccctcctcaccacTCTGCACCAACATGGTCACGTCTTCCTCCAGATTCTTTAAAGGAAAATCTCACCACCGTCACCTCAGAGGACGTGCAGCCATGAAAACTACAAACCCTGTGTTTCCTGCCGAACCTGAACGCACCGAGTCGGGCTGAGTTTTGGTTCGGTACGTTTTAAAATACACTTTCACTTTCTAAAGTCAGATATTTTTTAACCttaatgttttgttgaaagTCCTGGAGACCCTGGTCCTGGGGACAACATCACCTTTCAGATGATTTTCCCTGAAGCTCAATAATGAAGTAAAATCTTTTCATaagtgacagaaatgtgagGAAATATGGACCAGAAACGTGCAATACTTTGATTGTCCACTAGATGTCAGTCACACCTCACTGAATACAGCAgtttgttacacacacacacacacacacacacacacacacatacacacacactctggtcCTTTCTGTAATGGATTACAGTGTGGTTTA includes these proteins:
- the LOC139294426 gene encoding acylphosphatase-2-like, which translates into the protein MSEGESAGTKLVSVDFEISGHVQGVCFRMYTEKEGLRLGLVGWVKNTYSGTVVGQVQGPADMVEEMKVWLSKEGSPTSRITRASFTNQRAIDQLELSGFKTRF